In Acinetobacter pittii, one genomic interval encodes:
- a CDS encoding porin, with translation MLKYVLISSACILPIKSFADIQVGDTNSPFKIYGVFDYGLNYSHSGAVSSHEFQSGMDYASRLGLKLNLNLNDDLSIIGNAESWIDLHKMDFVRDETFARGEYIGVSSKKYGTVLYGRQMLNVSGVYEELFASSFAPATLSYQAYDLGTGAPTFDFRSSRAITYTTPKFNNTTLSFLYTPNQMVGDASKVLDAKNYGAMAVYDDGVNRISASYNELVSNYSVNYNGVIYDEIKTKDYRLFALKRLNKNLFITGTANYLKPNSPDAVSAQIYGTMINFEQPKYNLKAALYHRQVNKQDLSAMIYAVGANYHINKYLDAYVRAEYIDNNSKAKYTMNNIPIEGQGDNPSSYGIGLKFIF, from the coding sequence ATGTTGAAATATGTATTGATATCAAGTGCATGTATTTTACCAATTAAATCATTTGCTGATATTCAAGTAGGGGATACAAACTCACCTTTTAAAATCTATGGTGTTTTTGACTATGGTTTAAATTATTCCCACTCTGGGGCTGTGAGTTCACATGAATTTCAAAGTGGGATGGATTATGCAAGTCGACTAGGACTCAAACTTAATCTTAATTTAAATGATGATCTTTCTATTATTGGGAATGCTGAATCTTGGATTGATTTACATAAAATGGATTTTGTTCGAGATGAAACTTTTGCGCGTGGGGAATATATTGGTGTTAGCTCAAAAAAATATGGCACAGTATTATATGGGCGCCAAATGTTAAATGTTTCTGGGGTATATGAGGAATTATTTGCATCATCATTTGCTCCAGCTACACTGAGTTATCAAGCATATGATTTAGGAACTGGCGCACCTACATTTGATTTTAGATCTAGTCGAGCAATTACCTATACCACTCCAAAGTTCAATAATACTACACTGAGTTTTCTTTATACGCCAAACCAGATGGTAGGAGATGCTTCAAAAGTTCTAGATGCTAAAAACTATGGAGCCATGGCTGTTTATGATGACGGTGTTAATCGTATAAGTGCTTCATATAATGAATTAGTTAGTAATTATTCTGTTAATTATAACGGTGTCATTTATGATGAAATTAAAACAAAAGATTATCGTTTATTTGCACTAAAAAGATTAAATAAAAACCTCTTTATTACTGGTACTGCGAATTACCTTAAACCTAATAGTCCCGATGCTGTTTCTGCTCAGATTTACGGCACAATGATAAATTTTGAACAGCCAAAATATAATCTAAAAGCGGCTTTATATCATAGACAAGTTAATAAACAAGATCTATCAGCCATGATTTATGCAGTCGGTGCTAATTATCATATTAATAAGTACCTAGATGCTTATGTAAGAGCTGAGTATATAGATAATAACAGTAAGGCTAAATACACAATGAATAATATTCCTATTGAAGGCCAAGGAGATAATCCTTCTAGTTATGGTATTGGACTTAAATTTATATTCTAG
- a CDS encoding Xaa-Pro peptidase family protein codes for MNMEPICYSPTENEIEQRIKRVQARMVEEGLDHYVAFCPDNIFYLTNFANAVHERPFVLVIPSKGIPQFIVPQLEIPHVKTRVVGKIELISYFEFPAPQGQAWSDRFKELFSENERVGVESICPLQIYSETPGERIRSDIIDDIRMIKSEYEIGRLIYSCELATKAHDLLLKSAYPGMSLTEMATKVRGFIMNKLAKDNKSLNPLATRVTAIFQPPSVSHDPHNFTNIDMVMEEGGPHVSIINAVMNGYGAEVERTFFLGKVPEKAKKPFEIMLEGRRIAFEMAKPGVLMSEVDQKVNNFFRKQGMGDYLLHRTGHGMGVTAHEAPFFAEGYDRPLEKGMCLTIEPGLYIEGVGGFRHSDTVLIGEKNSVMLTDGPIDMDALTIPLHEAQAI; via the coding sequence ATGAATATGGAACCAATTTGCTATTCACCAACAGAAAATGAAATTGAGCAACGTATAAAACGGGTGCAGGCTCGTATGGTAGAGGAAGGATTAGATCACTATGTGGCTTTTTGTCCAGATAATATTTTTTATCTAACAAATTTTGCAAATGCTGTACATGAACGTCCTTTTGTTTTAGTCATACCAAGTAAAGGAATACCTCAATTCATCGTACCTCAATTAGAAATTCCACATGTAAAGACACGTGTAGTAGGAAAAATTGAACTTATTTCATATTTCGAATTTCCTGCACCTCAGGGCCAAGCTTGGAGTGATCGATTTAAAGAACTATTTTCTGAAAATGAACGTGTGGGAGTTGAGTCAATTTGTCCGTTACAGATATATAGTGAAACTCCTGGAGAGCGTATTCGCAGTGATATTATTGATGATATTCGTATGATTAAATCTGAATATGAAATAGGTCGCTTAATTTATTCTTGTGAACTGGCCACCAAAGCCCATGATTTGCTCTTAAAATCTGCTTATCCAGGTATGTCTTTAACCGAAATGGCGACCAAAGTAAGAGGGTTCATCATGAATAAACTTGCAAAGGATAATAAGAGTTTGAATCCGCTTGCTACCCGTGTTACAGCTATTTTTCAACCACCGAGCGTATCTCATGATCCACACAACTTTACAAATATAGATATGGTTATGGAAGAAGGAGGGCCACACGTATCTATCATCAATGCGGTAATGAATGGTTATGGGGCTGAGGTTGAAAGAACTTTTTTCCTTGGCAAAGTTCCAGAGAAAGCAAAGAAACCTTTTGAAATCATGTTAGAAGGGCGAAGAATTGCCTTTGAAATGGCTAAGCCCGGAGTTTTAATGAGTGAAGTTGATCAAAAAGTTAATAATTTTTTCCGTAAACAGGGAATGGGAGATTATCTACTTCACAGAACTGGACATGGAATGGGCGTAACTGCACATGAAGCCCCTTTCTTTGCTGAAGGTTATGACCGTCCCCTTGAAAAAGGAATGTGTTTGACTATTGAGCCTGGACTTTATATTGAAGGAGTTGGAGGGTTTAGACATTCCGATACAGTTTTAATTGGAGAAAAAAATTCAGTTATGTTGACTGATGGCCCTATAGATATGGATGCGTTGACCATTCCTTTACATGAAGCTC
- a CDS encoding MFS transporter: MLNENKSISKRSFLGLSAGNFLEWLDFTLYGYFALAIAHNFFPAENEILSTLAAITTFAVGFLVRPIGAYLIGNYADKKGRKSAMVLTVMLMGAGTLLIACAPSFQQAGYWGTAIVVLGRLVAGLAASGEFGAAVSLVMESCPKNRRGYYSALFNSSTYLALATGSGIALLIYGVLGLQATLDWGWRIGFLIGLIIIPVGLYLRRHMEESHELIHASKKQNFQTKLSRGQFIQRIILVASLSGFGSAIVYLVIIFMPSFAKQAMSIEPIIGSASSMLSALVIILGAFIGGYWADKSGKIIKVLLTGTLITTCIGIPLYEYLLISPTAPRLFLFQIVCSLGLGTTIGAYFPFITEQFPTRQRALGIGLGYNIGVTLFGAVSPIVTTYALSKGILQAPAVYLLCAATVSIVVLLIYKNKEKPVMKSQPVS, translated from the coding sequence ATGCTAAATGAGAACAAGTCTATTAGTAAACGTTCATTTCTAGGATTATCAGCGGGTAATTTTCTTGAATGGCTTGATTTTACATTATATGGATATTTTGCACTTGCTATTGCACATAACTTTTTCCCCGCAGAAAATGAAATACTTTCTACCCTCGCTGCTATTACTACTTTTGCAGTTGGCTTCTTAGTCAGGCCTATTGGGGCTTATTTAATTGGAAACTATGCTGATAAAAAAGGACGCAAGTCAGCAATGGTTTTGACTGTTATGTTAATGGGAGCAGGTACTTTACTTATTGCTTGTGCACCTTCATTTCAACAAGCAGGATATTGGGGAACAGCAATAGTTGTTCTAGGACGATTAGTCGCAGGACTTGCAGCATCAGGAGAGTTTGGTGCAGCTGTATCTTTAGTCATGGAAAGTTGTCCAAAGAACCGCCGTGGATATTATAGTGCACTATTTAATTCTTCCACCTATCTTGCTCTTGCTACAGGTTCAGGTATTGCATTACTTATTTATGGTGTATTGGGGCTACAGGCCACTTTAGATTGGGGATGGAGAATTGGTTTCCTTATCGGCTTGATTATTATTCCAGTGGGCCTATATCTTCGTCGGCATATGGAGGAAAGTCATGAATTAATACATGCTTCAAAAAAACAAAATTTTCAAACTAAGTTAAGTCGTGGACAATTTATCCAACGTATCATACTCGTTGCCTCTCTTTCAGGTTTTGGATCTGCAATTGTTTATCTTGTCATCATCTTTATGCCATCGTTTGCAAAGCAAGCAATGAGTATTGAACCAATTATAGGTTCGGCTAGCTCTATGTTGTCAGCTCTTGTTATTATTTTAGGAGCATTTATTGGTGGCTACTGGGCAGACAAATCTGGAAAAATTATTAAAGTCTTATTAACAGGTACATTAATTACAACCTGTATAGGTATTCCTCTCTATGAATATTTATTGATTTCTCCTACGGCACCTCGTTTATTCTTATTTCAAATAGTCTGCTCGCTAGGGCTAGGTACGACAATAGGAGCATACTTTCCATTTATTACAGAGCAGTTCCCAACTCGACAAAGAGCTTTAGGTATTGGCTTGGGCTATAATATTGGTGTAACACTTTTTGGTGCTGTATCTCCAATTGTAACTACCTATGCACTTAGTAAGGGAATTTTACAGGCACCTGCTGTTTATTTATTATGTGCTGCAACGGTTTCTATTGTGGTTCTTCTAATTTATAAAAATAAAGAGAAACCTGTTATGAAATCACAACCTGTAAGCTAA
- a CDS encoding MarR family winged helix-turn-helix transcriptional regulator, translated as MKENNILEGQLCFSLYSVANALTRQYRPLLKNFDLTYPQFIILLALYEEDDISLKELGEKTLFDSGTLTPLVQKLESKDFLKRVSIKEDERVKKVILTEKALEIKEKVIDLPNQLRCSMHMNDEELTMLRKLSLKLLDDL; from the coding sequence ATGAAAGAAAACAATATATTAGAGGGTCAACTCTGTTTTTCACTCTATTCAGTTGCTAATGCTCTTACACGGCAGTATCGACCATTACTTAAAAATTTCGATTTAACTTACCCCCAATTCATTATTCTTTTAGCTTTATATGAAGAGGATGACATTTCCCTTAAAGAATTGGGTGAAAAGACTTTATTTGACTCGGGCACCTTAACGCCATTGGTCCAAAAACTTGAATCAAAAGATTTTTTAAAGAGGGTGTCGATCAAAGAAGATGAGCGTGTGAAAAAAGTTATATTGACGGAAAAAGCTTTAGAGATAAAAGAAAAAGTTATTGATCTACCGAATCAGTTGCGATGTTCAATGCATATGAATGATGAGGAGCTGACTATGCTTAGAAAGCTTTCTTTGAAGTTATTGGATGATCTGTAA
- a CDS encoding alpha/beta hydrolase: MKIATALLTSALFTTAVSAEAINTPAPTAGVQAFLNVLNSGNGKPMELMTPTEARQVLIGAQKGAKLPPAQVSEKTIQINGQNIQLKIVKPENAKGVLPVFMFFHGGGWVLGDFATHERLIRDLVRESGAAAVYVNYTPSPEAHFPVAINQSYEATKWVAKHGKEIGVDGSRLALVGNSVGGNMVAAVALQIKQSGGPKIRYNVMLWPVTNAGFDNASYNQYEKGYFLTKNMMKWFWDNYTTNANDRNNILASPLRATSEQLKDFPPTLIQTAELDVLRDEGEAFGRNLDKAGVPVTVTRYNGLIHDYGLLNPLSNEPSVKTALSQAGSELQKHLK, from the coding sequence ATGAAAATCGCAACAGCTTTATTAACATCTGCTCTTTTCACTACAGCTGTTTCAGCTGAAGCTATCAATACTCCTGCTCCTACTGCGGGTGTACAAGCATTCTTAAACGTGCTCAATTCGGGTAACGGCAAACCAATGGAATTGATGACTCCAACCGAAGCTCGTCAAGTTTTAATAGGTGCACAGAAAGGAGCAAAACTCCCACCAGCACAAGTTTCAGAAAAAACAATTCAAATAAATGGACAAAACATTCAGCTAAAAATCGTTAAACCGGAAAATGCTAAAGGTGTTCTTCCTGTATTTATGTTCTTCCATGGCGGCGGTTGGGTGTTAGGCGACTTTGCTACTCATGAACGTTTAATTCGTGATTTAGTTCGAGAGTCTGGTGCAGCGGCTGTATACGTTAACTATACTCCTTCCCCAGAAGCTCACTTTCCTGTAGCAATTAATCAATCATATGAAGCAACCAAATGGGTAGCTAAGCATGGTAAAGAAATTGGTGTTGATGGCAGTCGTCTAGCTTTAGTAGGTAATAGTGTTGGAGGCAACATGGTTGCTGCTGTTGCTCTTCAGATTAAACAATCGGGTGGTCCAAAAATTCGTTACAATGTAATGTTATGGCCTGTTACTAACGCTGGTTTCGACAATGCTTCTTACAATCAATATGAGAAAGGATATTTCTTAACTAAGAACATGATGAAATGGTTCTGGGATAACTACACAACTAATGCTAATGATCGCAATAATATTTTGGCATCACCACTTCGCGCTACAAGTGAACAGCTAAAAGATTTCCCACCCACATTAATTCAAACAGCTGAATTAGATGTATTGCGCGATGAAGGCGAGGCATTTGGCCGCAACTTAGATAAAGCGGGAGTCCCAGTGACTGTAACTCGTTATAACGGTTTGATTCATGACTATGGTCTTTTAAATCCATTAAGTAATGAACCCTCTGTTAAAACTGCTTTATCACAAGCTGGATCTGAACTTCAAAAGCATTTGAAATAA